A genomic stretch from Antarcticibacterium flavum includes:
- the rnhA gene encoding ribonuclease HI produces the protein MVHIYTDGAARGNPGPGGYGIVMEWVGKPYKKEFSKGFKHTTNNRMELLAVIEALRKLKNPGTRAVVFTDSKYVVDAVSKGWIFGWEKKNFKDRKNTDLWKEFLVEYRKHTVDFKWIRGHNNHPQNERCDTLAVAASKQPRLLIDEGFQEQQN, from the coding sequence ATGGTACATATTTATACAGATGGGGCTGCAAGAGGCAATCCCGGGCCAGGCGGCTATGGGATCGTTATGGAATGGGTTGGAAAACCATACAAAAAGGAATTTTCAAAAGGATTTAAACACACCACCAATAACAGGATGGAACTCCTAGCTGTTATAGAAGCCCTCCGGAAATTAAAAAATCCCGGAACCAGGGCAGTTGTATTCACAGATTCCAAATATGTTGTGGACGCAGTGAGCAAGGGCTGGATCTTTGGCTGGGAAAAAAAGAATTTTAAAGATCGCAAGAACACAGACCTATGGAAGGAATTCCTGGTCGAGTACAGGAAACATACGGTCGATTTTAAATGGATAAGGGGACATAATAATCATCCTCAAAATGAACGCTGCGATACCCTGGCAGTCGCAGCTTCCAAACAGCCACGCCTACTTATAGACGAAGGTTTTCAAGAGCAACAAAATTAA
- the purN gene encoding phosphoribosylglycinamide formyltransferase has protein sequence MPPAKIVIFASGNGTNAENIIKYFQNTQTAEVIAVFSNNRKAPVLKKAHDLGVKALHFDRESFYETNEMLNVLKDLNPNLIVLAGFLWLFPNKILKKFPNRVINLHPALLPKFGGKGMFGDAVHKAVIDQKEVETGITIHFVNEKYDEGKTIFQATIPVDDNMTASHLAGKIHELEYEHFPLVIEDLLKQQKGE, from the coding sequence ATGCCTCCAGCCAAAATTGTGATCTTCGCCTCCGGTAACGGAACCAATGCTGAAAACATCATAAAATATTTCCAAAACACTCAAACAGCAGAGGTTATTGCCGTTTTTTCCAATAACAGAAAAGCCCCTGTTCTCAAAAAAGCGCACGACCTGGGAGTGAAAGCGCTTCATTTTGATCGTGAATCCTTTTATGAGACCAATGAGATGCTCAATGTCCTAAAAGACCTGAATCCAAATCTCATTGTTCTGGCAGGGTTTCTATGGCTTTTCCCAAACAAGATCCTCAAAAAATTTCCGAACAGGGTCATTAACCTCCACCCTGCCCTCTTGCCAAAATTTGGTGGTAAGGGAATGTTTGGTGATGCTGTACATAAGGCAGTAATTGACCAGAAGGAGGTAGAAACAGGCATTACCATTCATTTTGTGAATGAAAAATATGATGAAGGCAAAACAATTTTCCAGGCTACTATTCCTGTTGATGACAATATGACCGCCTCCCATCTGGCCGGGAAGATCCATGAGCTGGAATATGAACATTTCCCGCTGGTAATAGAAGATCTCCTCAAGCAGCAAAAAGGTGAATGA
- a CDS encoding PfkB family carbohydrate kinase, whose amino-acid sequence MSKLLIVGTVAFDAIETPFGKTDKILGGAATYIGLSSSRFNIDNAIVSIVGEDFPQEHLDLLTGNGINIDGIEIVKGGKTFFWSGKYHNDLNTRDTLETQLNVLADFNPVVPESYKDAEIVMLGNLHPLVQLSVLEQVENPKLVVLDTMNFWMDNTWDDLMKVIAKVDVITINDEEARQLTGEHSLVRAARKIEELGPKYVVIKKGEHGALLFHKEKVFFAPALPLEDVFDPTGAGDTFAGGFVGYLAQTEDISFENMKNAVIYGSGLASFCVEKFGTERMEKLDLDEIDSRMQEFKSLTQFDIKLSPNRAL is encoded by the coding sequence ATGAGTAAATTATTGATAGTAGGCACAGTAGCCTTCGATGCAATTGAAACCCCTTTTGGTAAAACCGATAAGATCCTGGGTGGTGCCGCAACATATATTGGACTGTCATCTTCCCGTTTTAATATAGACAATGCGATAGTCTCTATAGTAGGGGAAGATTTCCCACAAGAGCATCTTGACCTTCTTACCGGCAATGGTATTAATATAGACGGAATTGAGATAGTAAAAGGAGGAAAGACCTTCTTTTGGAGCGGCAAATACCATAATGACCTTAATACCAGGGACACCCTGGAAACACAATTAAATGTGCTTGCAGATTTTAACCCTGTAGTTCCGGAGAGTTATAAGGATGCCGAGATCGTAATGCTTGGAAACCTGCACCCATTAGTACAATTAAGCGTGCTGGAACAGGTAGAAAACCCAAAATTAGTTGTCCTGGACACTATGAACTTTTGGATGGACAATACGTGGGATGACCTTATGAAAGTCATCGCAAAAGTAGATGTGATCACTATAAATGATGAAGAAGCGAGACAGCTAACCGGGGAACATTCCCTGGTAAGAGCTGCCAGAAAAATCGAGGAATTGGGCCCTAAATACGTGGTCATTAAAAAAGGGGAGCACGGCGCCTTGTTGTTCCATAAGGAAAAAGTATTCTTTGCCCCGGCGCTGCCACTGGAAGATGTATTTGACCCAACGGGAGCAGGAGACACCTTCGCAGGAGGTTTTGTAGGTTACCTTGCACAAACAGAAGATATCTCTTTTGAAAATATGAAGAATGCTGTGATCTACGGTTCAGGTCTTGCCTCTTTTTGTGTCGAAAAATTTGGCACAGAGAGAATGGAAAAGCTGGATCTTGATGAAATAGACTCGCGCATGCAGGAATTTAAAAGTCTTACACAATTCGATATAAAACTTTCTCCTAATAGAGCCCTGTAA
- a CDS encoding acyl carrier protein: MSDIASRVKAIIVDKLGVDENEVVNEASFTNDLGADSLDTVELIMEFEKEFDIQIPDDQAENIATVGQAISYIENAK; the protein is encoded by the coding sequence ATGTCAGACATTGCATCAAGAGTAAAAGCGATTATCGTTGACAAATTGGGAGTTGACGAGAATGAAGTTGTAAACGAAGCCAGCTTCACCAACGACTTGGGCGCTGATTCATTAGACACTGTGGAATTAATCATGGAATTCGAGAAGGAATTTGATATCCAGATTCCAGACGACCAGGCAGAAAACATTGCTACAGTTGGTCAGGCAATTTCTTATATTGAAAACGCAAAATAA